Proteins encoded in a region of the Lathamus discolor isolate bLatDis1 chromosome Z, bLatDis1.hap1, whole genome shotgun sequence genome:
- the APRT gene encoding adenine phosphoribosyltransferase: MSEERLRRVRDRVRPFPDFPVPGVLFRDISPLLKDPAAFRTLIDLLEDHLRVSHPKIDFIAGLDSRGFLIGPPLAQRLGIGFVLIRKKGKLPGPTESISYALEYGKAELEIQSDAVEAGQKVVIVDDLLATGGTMYAACELVKRLKAEVLECLVIIELKLLKGSEKLKSIPFYSLLQYD, translated from the exons ATGAGCGAGGAGCGGCTGCGGAGGGTGCGGGACCGCGTGCGGCCCTTCCCCGACTTCCCGGTGCCCGGCGTGCTCTTCCG CGATATCAGCCCCCTGCTGAAGGATCCCGCGGCATTCAGGACTCTGATTGATCTTCTGGAAGATCATTTGAGGGTATCTCACCCCAAAATCGACTTCATTGCAG GTCTGGACTCCCGAGGCTTCCTAATAGGCCCTCCTCTGGCTCAGAGACTGGGGATCGGCTTCGTGCTGataaggaaaaaggggaaactTCCCGGTCCAACCGAGTCCATCTCCTATGCTCTTGAGTATGGCAAG GCTGAACTCGAAATCCAGAGCGACGCTGTGGAAGCAGGACAGAAAGTAGTTATTGTAGATGACCTGCTTGCAACTGGAG GTACCATGTATGCAGCCTGTGAGCTGGTGAAGAGGCTGAaggctgaggtgctggagtgccTGGTGATCATAGAGTTAAAACTCCTCAAAGGGTCGGAAAAGCTCAAGTCCATCCCTTTCTACTCTCTGCTGCAGTATGACTGA
- the CDT1 gene encoding DNA replication factor Cdt1, with protein MAQLRLTDFFTRTKAAASASAPVKSGGGRRLKAAIAGAPEPQEEECGDEALLPRSPRTPARGGTPALRGLAGRKRSRREMEAEPEAGARPVGSGGRAVRKRLELHGDAEPRPVAEAPSSSPAHPLSPPAQDLAAEPPTSTTRSPGRGEDGAVQPRTAPPGTAGRLQREDVAGLQSRLRRMKELPPGTIPAGTSADLRSRLERVRQLELRIRQRRAGSGGTTGAQPRRGTEEAAPAAEDGSEKAPAYQRFHTLAQDVPPGLTLPYKYRVLAEMFRSVDTIAGMLFNRSETITFAKVKQGVQDMMRKQFEERHMGQIKTVYPTSYKLRQEKNIPSFGMKRSDYQLTLEPVLEEEEKVDGRLHLSASQLLERRKEFNRNLLNIVKQHHKAFLAALSPPMVVPEEKLMRWHPRFNVDEVPDIIPAELPRPPQEDRLTTAQEVLSRAQGMLSPKMEKALANLALRTAEAGAGEPVVSKAPAPASTPSALKGVSQDLLERIRAKEAQKLQALMTRDVQQERRIRMLQRLPTMARILRNIFVAEKKQALTMEVACAHMADSYDQQMPPGEMEKHLRLLAELLPDWVGIHTIRTDTYIKLDKGQDLGIITERLTKVVKEAETL; from the exons ATGGCCCAGCTCCGCCTCACCGACTTCTTCACCCGCACGAAAGCGGCCGCCTCAGCCTCAGCCCCGGTGAagagcggcggcggccgccggcTGAAGGCCGCCATTGCCGGTGCCCCGGAGCCGCAGGAGGAGGAGTGCGGGGATGAGGCGCTGCTGCCCCGCTCACCGCGCACCCCGGCCCGCGGGGGGACCCCGGCGCTGCGGGGGCTGGCGGGCAGGAAGCGGAGCCGCCGTGAGATGGAAGCGGAGCCCGAGGCCGGCGCTCGGCCCGTGGGGTCGGGCGGGAGAGCGGTGCGGAAGAGGCTGGAGCTGCACGGGGATGCGGAGCCGCGGCCGGTGGCTGAG GCCCCCAGCTCCTCGCCTGCTCATCCCCTGTCCCCACCCGCACAGGACCTGGCAGCAGAGCCCCCCACCAGCACCACGCGCTCCCCCGGCCGTGGGGAGGATGGGGCAGTGCAGCCCCGCACGGCCCCCCCGGGGACAGCCGGGCGCCTGCAGCGG GAGGACGTGGCCGGGCTGCAGAGCCGCCTGCGCAGGATGAAGGAGCTGCCACCGGGGACCATCCCTGCGGGGACCAGCGCCGACCTTCGGAGCCGGCTGGAGCGGGTCCGGCAGCTGGAGCTGCGGATCCGGCAGAGGAGAGCGGGCAGCGGAGGCACAACCGGAGCGCAGCCGCGCAGAGGCACCGAGGAGGCGGCTCCTGCGGCTGAGGATGG CAGCGAGAAGGCCCCCGCGTACCAGCGGTTCCACACGCTCGCGCAGGACGTGCCCCCGGGGCTCACGCTGCCCTACAAGTACCGGGTGCTGGCGGAGATGTTCCGCAGCGTGGACACCATCGCCGGGATGCTCTTCAACCGCTCTGAGACCATCACCTTCGCCAAGGTCAAGCAGGGCGTGCAGGACATGATGCGCAA GCAGTTTGAGGAGCGGCACATGGGACAGATCAAGACGGTGTATCCCACCTCCTACAAGCTGCGCCAGGAGAAGAACATCCCCTCTTTTGGCATGAAGAGGTCTGACTATCAGCTCACACTGGAACCGGTGCTGGAGGAAG AGGAGAAGGTGGACGGGCGCCTGCACTTGTCGGCATCGCAGCTGCTGGAGCGCAGGAAGGAATTCAACCGCAACCTGTTGAACATCGTCAAGCAGCACCACAAG GCATTCCTGGCTGCCCTCAGCCCGCCCATGGTGGTGCCAGAGGAGAAGCTGATGCGCTGGCATCCCCGCTTCAACGTGGACGAGGTGCCGGACATCATCCCTGCGGAGCTGCCGCGGCCGCCGCAGGAGGACAGGCTCACCACGGCCCAGgaggtgctgagcagggctcagGGGATGCTGAGCCCCAAG ATGGAAAAAGCTCttgccaacctggccttaagaACCGCTGAAGCCGGAGCAGGGGAACCGGTGGTTTCCAAAGCACCGGCCCCTGCCAGCACCCCCAGTGCTCTCAAAGGGGTGTCCCAGGACCTGCTCGAGAGG ATCCGTGCGAAGGAGGCGCAGAAGCTGCAGGCGCTGATGACGCGGGATGTGCAGCAGGAGCGGCGGATCAGGATGCTGCAGCGCCTGCCGACCATGGCCCGCATCCTGCGCAACATCTTTGTGGCCGAGAAGAAGCAGGCGCTGACCATGGAGGTGGCTTGTGCCCACATGGCCGACAGCTACGATCAGCAGATGCCTCCAG GGGAGATGGAGAAACACTTGCGGCtcttggcagagctgctgcccgaCTGGGTGGGCATCCACACCATCAGGACGGACACCTACATCAAACTGGACAAAGGGCAGGACCTTGGGATCATCACCGAGAGGCTCACCAAGGTGGTGAAGGAGGCAGAAACCCTCTGA